A genomic stretch from Apis cerana isolate GH-2021 linkage group LG7, AcerK_1.0, whole genome shotgun sequence includes:
- the LOC107998469 gene encoding protein tincar isoform X1, with protein MSMTGSLMGYENNNEINQAKCKKPLKPLPIVSSINSSGITTANKTKKPRRSARRSSCIRGHVNSLWSVWYGVLAVAFQAYIGLRYAKRFAGGIFPAYLSLPWPADAPPPKVELYACLVLAGAGVVLLPVLLGAAFLKLGNLANDGVKLGRHLSACSRDPPSSLLTNNPDHSLANNLWRHGGPTAAFVHLCTAMCFLLPSLLMEARLIHAGFLPKETIWRTDLDWLVTHRDRLVVSSFMNPTVNLSILTGFITPQPFVTLIPDDESTDNAGSDITTVKSELIDLINKSIAVESRHQETTRYNGLFRAASNGLATSDTRVPSTTSALPAKGATTPSTQEIIIDAPKTPSTILNSTMPANGSASSITTTTTRTTNTDAATTTTMTATLTTRNDAKASTKMAEMGKVVAAAGTATTAVIASTIASTFPSTTSSMKYGNTVRRPVTTKTIVKSNSLKSKSKTKNVGRNSTTVKPKTISVGNMTAQSMSLTMNSLADLDHPEKLNLELQPAESYGPITLEYLNYAIALGVYSVRYPAVFWSCNKPLATIFSFQLIVNSAQSLLAYVGMSVLYKVQVMGPLKVLPVLRQQYRTIYTSNISTIFGDSYFLLNPHVTLVLFALSSLLVLCSSMVMYFYAYGRFTAFLNHERERRIILSKENRNGNGWIYFIHCTALCVFLAIAICSAPLLYDYSVVYRGSLDGAILACLVATVLHLFLWLVLWIFLTIKQRWTFKLRVTIGRATVRSARSVKLVTDVDLLSARDDEDGTNAPLLVVGNGRTYTIADASPKKAIMSVIQKAAIERKARAQGNTDSVNGDSVADDEQIYWLRPKLRPSPTRSPNENGAPATEKGWLNKKLKPKVTFNDLPSTSGSRNKGKIRRGNGDGGPEDDGDYATLRELPLITSLDPADDSTSEENKWERWLISRRDGIPKFGNLLECVNDDQVTYYASANRDLQPSEGDPSPLLTPDPLPDSSSEPLPLPPPTPSPTPTPTCAPTTEVVTALLTTNTQTNGGHTPRCLRRADSGMPHEELTPRSDSSNSPPLDAVVGGNSGAGSVAGHSNASSHSETSSSGVHSNASNGSNSSCQRRATSVDDVTGGNCANVAEQRDNEESRDQWRSCSLQRGIQPPSAAIAFSPPNSRPGTSHSFSSPQYANHVPLFANASSNANANPNVNNTSVSGSTNVNVNDIAATVGQGCPAVILENPNEATVVIRRKLSRTKLTEPLNPNEEPFGRSTNMRMTSFTESNDIRVHASSATLPHYPTQPVVTYPHCSTMPLPHASHSMAGSHMGGSSGSCGSVPRHAFVPPQVHSTVPAHTTLPSHHNGVRLLPGIAPAPNNPFVKRFPPVQLHTQPWALPGHHTFPQASQVNGKLTTTAQIRQSDRDSANFSMASSGDSDTCLPH; from the exons ATGTCAATGACGGGAAGCTTAATGGGTTACGAGAACAATAACGAGATAAACCAAGCAAAGTGTAAGAAGCCGTTAAAACCGCTTCCGATAGTGTCTAGCATAAATTCCAGTGGTATTACAACAGCCAACAAAACGAAAAAACCCCGAAGATCGGCCAGACGCAGCTCTTGTATACGAGGTCACGTGAATAGTTTGTGGTCCGTCTGGTACGGTGTTTTGGCGGTCGCTTTTCAAGCTTACATCGGGTTAAGATACGCGAAAAGGTTCGCCG ggggaATTTTTCCAGCGTATTTATCGTTACCTTGGCCCGCGGACGCTCCGCCGCCAAAGGTGGAGCTGTACGCGTGCTTGGTGCTGGCCGGTGCTGGAGTCGTTTTGCTGCCCGTTCTTCTCGGCGCGGCATTTTTAAAGCTCGGCAACCTGGCGAACGATGGGGTGAAACTCGGTCGCCATTTGAGCGCGTGTTCGCGCGATCCGCCTTCGTCCCTGCTCACCAACAACCCCGACCACA GTTTGGCGAACAATTTATGGCGACACGGGGGTCCCACGGCCGCTTTCGTACACCTTTGTACAGCCATGTGCTTCCTCCTACCCTCGCTTCTCATGGAGGCCAGGCTGATACACGCTGGATTTTTGCCAAAAG aaACGATATGGCGTACGGATCTGGATTGGCTGGTGACTCATCGCGATCGGCTAGTCGTGTCGAGCTTCATGAATCCGACCGTAAATCTTAGCATCTTAACCGGTTTCATAACGCCCCAACCTTTCGTCACCTTAATACCCGACGACGAATCGACCGATAACGCAGGGAGCGATATTACCACTGTGAAATCGGAATTGATCGATCTTATCAATAAATCGATCGCGGTCGAATCTCGACACCAGGAGACTACAAGGTATAACGGGTTATTTCGAGCGGCGAGTAACGGTCTAGCAACATCTGATACTCGAGTTCCGAGCACCACTTCCGCCCTACCTGCCAAAGGAGCAACTACTCCCTCGACGCAAGAAATCATTATCGATGCACCGAAAACACCGTCCACGATTTTGAACTCGACCATGCCCGCCAATGGCAGTGCATCGTCGattacaacgacgacgacgagaacGACGAACACGGACGCGGCaacaacgacgacgatgacggcAACGTTGACAACGAGGAACGACGCGAAAGCATCGACAAAAATGGCGGAGATGGGAAAGGTAGTTGCTGCCGCTGGAACCGCGACTACCGCCGTGATAGCATCTACGATCGCGTCCACTTTTCCCTCGACGACCAGCTCGATGAAGTATGGAAATACTGTTAGGCGACCAGTCACTACCAAGACGATTGTTAAAAGTAACAGTTTAAAGAGCAAGTCGAAAACGAAGAACGTAGGAAGAAATTCGACGACGGTTAAACCGAAGACTATCTCTGTTGGAAATATGACCGCGCAGAGTATGTCGTTAACGATGAACAGTTTGGCTGATTTGGATCATCCGGAAAAGTTGAATCTTGAATTACAACCAG CCGAATCGTACGGACCTATCACTCTCGAGTATTTGAATTACGCAATCGCTCTTGGCGTATATTCCGTGAGATATCCGGCGGTTTTTTGGTCGTGCAATAAACCATTGGCCACAATTTTTAGCTTCCAGTTAATCGTTAATTCCGCCCAAAGCTTATTGGCCTACGTTGGAATGTCCGTTCTTTACAAG GTCCAAGTAATGGGGCCTTTGAAGGTGCTACCAGTTCTTCGCCAACAGTATCGTACGATATATACAAGCAACATATCGACCATTTTCGGGGACTCGTACTTTTTGCTGAATCCACACGTTACTCTCGTTCTGTTCGCTCTCTCCTCCCTTTTGGTGCTTTGCTCAAGCATGGTGATGTATTTCTACGCTTACGGCAG ATTCACAGCGTTTCTAAATCACGAACGTGAGCGTCGAATCATCTTGTCAAAGGAGAACCGAAACGGGAACGGTTGGATATACTTTATCCATTGCACCGCTTTATGCGTGTTCCTTGCAATCGCGATATGCAGCGCGCCGTTGCTCTACGACTACAGTGTCGTGTATCGTGGCAGCCTGGACGGTGCAATTTTAGCATGTCTTGTCGCGACTGTCCTGCATCTCTTCCTGTGGCTGGTTTTATGGATATTCCTCACGATAAAACAACGCTGGACGTTCAAATTGCGAGTGACTATCGGCCGTGCAACCGTTAGATCGGCAAGATCGGTGAAGCTCGTGACCGACGTCGATCTGTTATCGGCCAGGGACGATGAAGACGGAACCAATGCGCCGTTGCTGGTTGTCGGTAACGGCAGAACATACACTATTGCCGACGCTTCACCGAAAAAGGCTATCATGAGCGTGATACAAAAGGCAGCTATCGAGAGGAAAGCGCGAGCTCAag GAAACACTGATTCGGTTAACGGCGATTCAGTGGCCGACGATGAACAAATCTATTGGTTGAGACCGAAATTGCGCCCGTCGCCGACTAGGTCGCCGAACGAGAACGGTGCACCAGCTACGGAGAAAGGATGGCTGAACAAGAAATTGAAACCCAAGGTCACCTTTAACGACCTGCCTAGTACGTCAGGCTCGCG taataaaggaaaaatcagACGAGGCAATGGTGACGGAGGCCCTGAAGATGACGGAGATTACGCCACGTTACGGGAATTACCGTTAATTACGTCGTTGGATCCGGCCGATGATTCAACATCCGAAGAGAACAAG TGGGAAAGATGGCTGATATCTCGTAGGGACGGTATACCTAAATTTGGAAAC CTGCTCGAGTGCGTGAACGATGACCAAGTGACGTACTACGCGAGTGCAAATCGCGATCTGCAACCTTCGGAAGGCGATCCTTCGCCTCTCTTGACTCCAGACCCTTTGCCCGATTCCTCCTCGGAGCCACTTCCACTGCCACCTCCGACTCCGTCTCCAACTCCGACTCCGACTTGTGCACCGACTACCGAAGTTGTCACGGCGTTACTAACCACTAACACCCAG ACAAACGGAGGACACACGCCACGATGCTTGCGCCGAGCTGATTCAGGAATGCCGCACGAGGAATTGACCCCTCGCTCGGATTCCTCCAATTCTCCACCGTTAGACGCCGTGGTGGGAGGCAATAGCGGGGCCGGCTCGGTGGCGGGGCACAGTAACGCGAGCAGCCACAGCGAAACGTCCTCTAGCGGCGTGCACAGTAACGCTAGCAATGGGAGCAACAGCAGCTGTCAACGGCGAGCGACCAGCGTGGACGACGTGACAGGTGGCAACTGCGCCAACGTTGCCGAGCAACGAGATAACGAAGAGTCGCGCGACCAGTGGCGCAGCTGTTCTCTCCAACGCGGGATTCAACCACCGTCCGCTGCCATTGCGTTCTCACCGCCAAATAGTCGCCCCGGCACCAGCCATTCCTTCTCCTCGCCGCAGTATGCGAACCACGTGCCGCTGTTCGCCAATGCGAGTTCAAACGCGAACGCTAATCCCAACGTGAACAACACGAGCGTGAGTGGCAGCACGAACGTTAACGTGAACGATATCGCCGCCACGGTCGGCCAAGGATGCCCGGCCGTTATCCTCGAGAATCCCAACGAGGCGACCGTGGTGATACGGCGGAAGCTGTCGAGGACGAAGCTGACGGAGCCCCTGAACCCGAACGAAGAGCCGTTTGGCCGGTCCACCAACATGAGGATGACGTCATTCACGGAGAGCAACGATATTCGCGTTCACGCCTCGTCCGCCACTTTGCCGCATTACCCGACCCAACCTGTCGTGACATACCCGCACTGCTCCACCATGCCTCTGCCCCACGCCTCTCACAGCATGGCCGGATCTCACATGGGCGGGTCGAGCGGAAGCTGTGGATCGGTGCCGAGGCACGCTTTCGTTCCACCGCAGGTACACTCGACGGTGCCCGCGCACACGACTTTACCGTCCCATCACAACGGCGTCAGACTTCTCCCCGGCATAGCGCCCGCCCCCAACAATCCTTTCGTCAAGAGGTTCCCGCCTGTGCAGCTGCACACGCAGCCCTGGGCGCTGCCCGGCCACCACACTTTCCCCCAAGCGTCCCAAGTTAACGGCAAACTGACCACCACCGCGCAGATCAGGCAGAGCGATCGTGACTCGGCAAACTTTTCCATGGCCAGTAGCGGTGATTCCGACACGTGTTTGCCTCATTAG
- the LOC107998469 gene encoding protein tincar isoform X2, with protein MSMTGSLMGYENNNEINQAKCKKPLKPLPIVSSINSSGITTANKTKKPRRSARRSSCIRGHVNSLWSVWYGVLAVAFQAYIGLRYAKRFAAYLSLPWPADAPPPKVELYACLVLAGAGVVLLPVLLGAAFLKLGNLANDGVKLGRHLSACSRDPPSSLLTNNPDHSLANNLWRHGGPTAAFVHLCTAMCFLLPSLLMEARLIHAGFLPKETIWRTDLDWLVTHRDRLVVSSFMNPTVNLSILTGFITPQPFVTLIPDDESTDNAGSDITTVKSELIDLINKSIAVESRHQETTRYNGLFRAASNGLATSDTRVPSTTSALPAKGATTPSTQEIIIDAPKTPSTILNSTMPANGSASSITTTTTRTTNTDAATTTTMTATLTTRNDAKASTKMAEMGKVVAAAGTATTAVIASTIASTFPSTTSSMKYGNTVRRPVTTKTIVKSNSLKSKSKTKNVGRNSTTVKPKTISVGNMTAQSMSLTMNSLADLDHPEKLNLELQPAESYGPITLEYLNYAIALGVYSVRYPAVFWSCNKPLATIFSFQLIVNSAQSLLAYVGMSVLYKVQVMGPLKVLPVLRQQYRTIYTSNISTIFGDSYFLLNPHVTLVLFALSSLLVLCSSMVMYFYAYGRFTAFLNHERERRIILSKENRNGNGWIYFIHCTALCVFLAIAICSAPLLYDYSVVYRGSLDGAILACLVATVLHLFLWLVLWIFLTIKQRWTFKLRVTIGRATVRSARSVKLVTDVDLLSARDDEDGTNAPLLVVGNGRTYTIADASPKKAIMSVIQKAAIERKARAQGNTDSVNGDSVADDEQIYWLRPKLRPSPTRSPNENGAPATEKGWLNKKLKPKVTFNDLPSTSGSRNKGKIRRGNGDGGPEDDGDYATLRELPLITSLDPADDSTSEENKWERWLISRRDGIPKFGNLLECVNDDQVTYYASANRDLQPSEGDPSPLLTPDPLPDSSSEPLPLPPPTPSPTPTPTCAPTTEVVTALLTTNTQTNGGHTPRCLRRADSGMPHEELTPRSDSSNSPPLDAVVGGNSGAGSVAGHSNASSHSETSSSGVHSNASNGSNSSCQRRATSVDDVTGGNCANVAEQRDNEESRDQWRSCSLQRGIQPPSAAIAFSPPNSRPGTSHSFSSPQYANHVPLFANASSNANANPNVNNTSVSGSTNVNVNDIAATVGQGCPAVILENPNEATVVIRRKLSRTKLTEPLNPNEEPFGRSTNMRMTSFTESNDIRVHASSATLPHYPTQPVVTYPHCSTMPLPHASHSMAGSHMGGSSGSCGSVPRHAFVPPQVHSTVPAHTTLPSHHNGVRLLPGIAPAPNNPFVKRFPPVQLHTQPWALPGHHTFPQASQVNGKLTTTAQIRQSDRDSANFSMASSGDSDTCLPH; from the exons ATGTCAATGACGGGAAGCTTAATGGGTTACGAGAACAATAACGAGATAAACCAAGCAAAGTGTAAGAAGCCGTTAAAACCGCTTCCGATAGTGTCTAGCATAAATTCCAGTGGTATTACAACAGCCAACAAAACGAAAAAACCCCGAAGATCGGCCAGACGCAGCTCTTGTATACGAGGTCACGTGAATAGTTTGTGGTCCGTCTGGTACGGTGTTTTGGCGGTCGCTTTTCAAGCTTACATCGGGTTAAGATACGCGAAAAGGTTCGCCG CGTATTTATCGTTACCTTGGCCCGCGGACGCTCCGCCGCCAAAGGTGGAGCTGTACGCGTGCTTGGTGCTGGCCGGTGCTGGAGTCGTTTTGCTGCCCGTTCTTCTCGGCGCGGCATTTTTAAAGCTCGGCAACCTGGCGAACGATGGGGTGAAACTCGGTCGCCATTTGAGCGCGTGTTCGCGCGATCCGCCTTCGTCCCTGCTCACCAACAACCCCGACCACA GTTTGGCGAACAATTTATGGCGACACGGGGGTCCCACGGCCGCTTTCGTACACCTTTGTACAGCCATGTGCTTCCTCCTACCCTCGCTTCTCATGGAGGCCAGGCTGATACACGCTGGATTTTTGCCAAAAG aaACGATATGGCGTACGGATCTGGATTGGCTGGTGACTCATCGCGATCGGCTAGTCGTGTCGAGCTTCATGAATCCGACCGTAAATCTTAGCATCTTAACCGGTTTCATAACGCCCCAACCTTTCGTCACCTTAATACCCGACGACGAATCGACCGATAACGCAGGGAGCGATATTACCACTGTGAAATCGGAATTGATCGATCTTATCAATAAATCGATCGCGGTCGAATCTCGACACCAGGAGACTACAAGGTATAACGGGTTATTTCGAGCGGCGAGTAACGGTCTAGCAACATCTGATACTCGAGTTCCGAGCACCACTTCCGCCCTACCTGCCAAAGGAGCAACTACTCCCTCGACGCAAGAAATCATTATCGATGCACCGAAAACACCGTCCACGATTTTGAACTCGACCATGCCCGCCAATGGCAGTGCATCGTCGattacaacgacgacgacgagaacGACGAACACGGACGCGGCaacaacgacgacgatgacggcAACGTTGACAACGAGGAACGACGCGAAAGCATCGACAAAAATGGCGGAGATGGGAAAGGTAGTTGCTGCCGCTGGAACCGCGACTACCGCCGTGATAGCATCTACGATCGCGTCCACTTTTCCCTCGACGACCAGCTCGATGAAGTATGGAAATACTGTTAGGCGACCAGTCACTACCAAGACGATTGTTAAAAGTAACAGTTTAAAGAGCAAGTCGAAAACGAAGAACGTAGGAAGAAATTCGACGACGGTTAAACCGAAGACTATCTCTGTTGGAAATATGACCGCGCAGAGTATGTCGTTAACGATGAACAGTTTGGCTGATTTGGATCATCCGGAAAAGTTGAATCTTGAATTACAACCAG CCGAATCGTACGGACCTATCACTCTCGAGTATTTGAATTACGCAATCGCTCTTGGCGTATATTCCGTGAGATATCCGGCGGTTTTTTGGTCGTGCAATAAACCATTGGCCACAATTTTTAGCTTCCAGTTAATCGTTAATTCCGCCCAAAGCTTATTGGCCTACGTTGGAATGTCCGTTCTTTACAAG GTCCAAGTAATGGGGCCTTTGAAGGTGCTACCAGTTCTTCGCCAACAGTATCGTACGATATATACAAGCAACATATCGACCATTTTCGGGGACTCGTACTTTTTGCTGAATCCACACGTTACTCTCGTTCTGTTCGCTCTCTCCTCCCTTTTGGTGCTTTGCTCAAGCATGGTGATGTATTTCTACGCTTACGGCAG ATTCACAGCGTTTCTAAATCACGAACGTGAGCGTCGAATCATCTTGTCAAAGGAGAACCGAAACGGGAACGGTTGGATATACTTTATCCATTGCACCGCTTTATGCGTGTTCCTTGCAATCGCGATATGCAGCGCGCCGTTGCTCTACGACTACAGTGTCGTGTATCGTGGCAGCCTGGACGGTGCAATTTTAGCATGTCTTGTCGCGACTGTCCTGCATCTCTTCCTGTGGCTGGTTTTATGGATATTCCTCACGATAAAACAACGCTGGACGTTCAAATTGCGAGTGACTATCGGCCGTGCAACCGTTAGATCGGCAAGATCGGTGAAGCTCGTGACCGACGTCGATCTGTTATCGGCCAGGGACGATGAAGACGGAACCAATGCGCCGTTGCTGGTTGTCGGTAACGGCAGAACATACACTATTGCCGACGCTTCACCGAAAAAGGCTATCATGAGCGTGATACAAAAGGCAGCTATCGAGAGGAAAGCGCGAGCTCAag GAAACACTGATTCGGTTAACGGCGATTCAGTGGCCGACGATGAACAAATCTATTGGTTGAGACCGAAATTGCGCCCGTCGCCGACTAGGTCGCCGAACGAGAACGGTGCACCAGCTACGGAGAAAGGATGGCTGAACAAGAAATTGAAACCCAAGGTCACCTTTAACGACCTGCCTAGTACGTCAGGCTCGCG taataaaggaaaaatcagACGAGGCAATGGTGACGGAGGCCCTGAAGATGACGGAGATTACGCCACGTTACGGGAATTACCGTTAATTACGTCGTTGGATCCGGCCGATGATTCAACATCCGAAGAGAACAAG TGGGAAAGATGGCTGATATCTCGTAGGGACGGTATACCTAAATTTGGAAAC CTGCTCGAGTGCGTGAACGATGACCAAGTGACGTACTACGCGAGTGCAAATCGCGATCTGCAACCTTCGGAAGGCGATCCTTCGCCTCTCTTGACTCCAGACCCTTTGCCCGATTCCTCCTCGGAGCCACTTCCACTGCCACCTCCGACTCCGTCTCCAACTCCGACTCCGACTTGTGCACCGACTACCGAAGTTGTCACGGCGTTACTAACCACTAACACCCAG ACAAACGGAGGACACACGCCACGATGCTTGCGCCGAGCTGATTCAGGAATGCCGCACGAGGAATTGACCCCTCGCTCGGATTCCTCCAATTCTCCACCGTTAGACGCCGTGGTGGGAGGCAATAGCGGGGCCGGCTCGGTGGCGGGGCACAGTAACGCGAGCAGCCACAGCGAAACGTCCTCTAGCGGCGTGCACAGTAACGCTAGCAATGGGAGCAACAGCAGCTGTCAACGGCGAGCGACCAGCGTGGACGACGTGACAGGTGGCAACTGCGCCAACGTTGCCGAGCAACGAGATAACGAAGAGTCGCGCGACCAGTGGCGCAGCTGTTCTCTCCAACGCGGGATTCAACCACCGTCCGCTGCCATTGCGTTCTCACCGCCAAATAGTCGCCCCGGCACCAGCCATTCCTTCTCCTCGCCGCAGTATGCGAACCACGTGCCGCTGTTCGCCAATGCGAGTTCAAACGCGAACGCTAATCCCAACGTGAACAACACGAGCGTGAGTGGCAGCACGAACGTTAACGTGAACGATATCGCCGCCACGGTCGGCCAAGGATGCCCGGCCGTTATCCTCGAGAATCCCAACGAGGCGACCGTGGTGATACGGCGGAAGCTGTCGAGGACGAAGCTGACGGAGCCCCTGAACCCGAACGAAGAGCCGTTTGGCCGGTCCACCAACATGAGGATGACGTCATTCACGGAGAGCAACGATATTCGCGTTCACGCCTCGTCCGCCACTTTGCCGCATTACCCGACCCAACCTGTCGTGACATACCCGCACTGCTCCACCATGCCTCTGCCCCACGCCTCTCACAGCATGGCCGGATCTCACATGGGCGGGTCGAGCGGAAGCTGTGGATCGGTGCCGAGGCACGCTTTCGTTCCACCGCAGGTACACTCGACGGTGCCCGCGCACACGACTTTACCGTCCCATCACAACGGCGTCAGACTTCTCCCCGGCATAGCGCCCGCCCCCAACAATCCTTTCGTCAAGAGGTTCCCGCCTGTGCAGCTGCACACGCAGCCCTGGGCGCTGCCCGGCCACCACACTTTCCCCCAAGCGTCCCAAGTTAACGGCAAACTGACCACCACCGCGCAGATCAGGCAGAGCGATCGTGACTCGGCAAACTTTTCCATGGCCAGTAGCGGTGATTCCGACACGTGTTTGCCTCATTAG